CGTACGATCGTCGTcgtccctaaatcaacacaacaaccttcccacaaactgcacctatcataaagaagaagcccaCCATTGACCTTCAAGTgcccacatcaagtctaactctacaacagcctaagaaacaacactcaagccttgcctaAGACTTAACATTGACGCCCCACCGTGAGGCGTCACCCAGCATCAACACTCATGCAGTCATCCGAGGAGaaaaccttcccacaaactgcacctatcataaagaagatgaagactcaccagtgtccagagtgtgggaaggtatttacTCATATTGGaaatatgaagcgtcacatgttagtgcattcgggtgaaaaacctcataagtgtccagagtgtggtaaGGTATTCACtcgtcttggaaatatgaagactcacatgttagtgcattcgggtggaaaacctcataagtgtccagagtgtgggaagaggttcagacaccttggaagtttgaagactcacatgttagtgcatttggGTGAAAAAccgcataagtgtccagagtgtgggaaggtatttacTCATATTGGaaatatgaagcgtcacatgttagtgcattcgggtgaaaaacctcataagtgtccagagtgtgggaaggtatttacTCATATTGGAAGTATGAAgcatcacatgttagtgcatttggctgaaaaacctcataagtgtccagagtgtgggaaggtatttactcatcttggaaatatgaagcgtcacatgttagtgcattcgggtggaaAACCTcaaaagtgtccagagtgtgggaagaggttcagacaCCTTggcagtatgaagactcacatgatgaTGCACAATGATGAAAGACCTTTTGAGTGTGATGAGTGTGGCAAAAGGTTTAGAGCTCGTGGCTCTATAATAAGTCACATGTCAGTACATACAGAAGAAAGGCTTTTTGAGTGTGATAAATGTGGCAGATTATACAAGTCACGTAACGGTATAAAagcacacatgttagtgcatttgaaTGATAAaccttcatgagtgtccagagttttggaagagattcagtcatctttGTAATATGAAAACTCACAAGATGGTGCATTTGGGTGATTGGTTAAACATTTTGAGTGTGAGAGATAAATCGGAAAATGTTTTAAGTGTAATGTATAATAAAGCACatattagttcattaacttatAATACCATTTTTACAATTTTAAAATTGTTGGAAATTGTTAACTTTATCAGGAAAATATCTTGCACTCTCCATAGCTGCAAccaattatttcattatatatttttatactgtTTTAGCTTACCCAATTCCATATACTGTATTCAAAAACATGGTGTTGCTATTTCACTATAACTTGTTTCTCACTCTCCAACCCCTGCCCTATTTTCCTTTCTGTCGTCATGATCGTGTATCTACAACTGGTACCAATTGTCTTCTTTGATATCTGTGTACCTCATAGCTTCCGTTCCACTTTCTTCTCTGCCACAGAACAAACGTGGCAATATTTCACAGCCACAGTGCTGGCATTGGcagtgccatcactgccaccacagtTGAAGGCTTGAAAGGAAGCCAAAAGCACTCTAGTTGATTTGTTAACTTTTAActgtggttttatatatatactattgtactatttttatgaaatattaaaattatttttttattttgcttAATGACTGAGATATATAAAtcattaacaaatatatatagaCTGGAATTTATTTCAACTAAACCTCTTCATTTATATTTGCATCAGATATTTTTAGTAGTCTGACCTATCCACAGTAGTTATAGTGATCTAACCCCTGTATTATTGTGTGCATTAAGATAGATACTGATAAAAGGCTAACCTTAGTTCAGTAGTcatattagcctgactggcatTTATAATTTTCTTTgttggaaaaatatattttctctagcccaacgatatatagtaatatatattactCAGCTGTTATATAATATTTGCCAGACTGAGATATTTATGTTAtagcagttatattatcctgactgacAATTATATTATCTTAACCTGCAATAATATTATACTGATTAGCAATTATATTACGTATATCCTGACTGAGAATTGCATTAgcttgactggcaattatattaacctGACTCAATTAAATGagtctgactggcaattatattacccCCTGACTAGCAGTTATATTATCTTAACTAGCAGTAATATTaccctgactggcaattatattagcctgacactGGCAGCTACATTAGCGTGCTGGTAAATATATTATCCTGACACAATTATATTTgaatactggcaattatattatcttatctgacaataatattagcctgactctgCCACTTGTATTAACCCATTTTATAAAGTGACATTTTTCATTTATAGTATACTACCATGACtagaatttaaattttttttttagtatttcattGAATATAGTTAGCCTAGGCTTAATTACTGCTAGTATTTACATCAGATGTCTATATTTGCATTATTCTCAATATCTTTGATTAATAAGTATTTCTAACTATAAATTACAGTGTAATGATTATTAATTTGTAGATATGTCTAAATTTAATCATTGCataattagtgtgtatgattattatAGGCCTGTTTTACCAGGTATAAGAGTAGCCTTTATGGCAGGGTGGCCGAACTTGCTTACTGTAAGAGCTGCAAATGATAAACCTAAGATGTTTGAGAGCTGCAGGAGAACCATTTGAGAGCCACAGCTTCCTTACTGAATAATGTCAACAGTGTCTGCTGGCTATTTATTGATGATTTTAACTCATTTCACTTATTTTTCCTAAAGTCTGATTTAGGTGGATAATCATATGAAAAGTTTTTGTGATTGGGTTCATACTGGCGTTTCAAGTTCTTGGCTTTGTAATGACTGAATGGCACTTGGCAAACAAGACACAAAGATTTACCTCCTTTAACTGTGTATGCAAACTTTGTTCCACAAGTATCGGAACTTTTTATATAGTCGTGCATTTCTTGCCTTGGATTCGGGTAGAAACTAATAGAATATTCACATTGTCAAGAATTTTTTACTAGCCACATATTAAAGGTCAAAGAGCTACGGTTTTTGCCGCCCTGTGGCCAAACCACGGCTTGCAATTTGTCATCTAGGCAAACCAAAACACTATAGTTTGTTTTGATTGGCAGTTTAGGTTCGTGTTGTGTTGATGGATGTGAATGTGAAGTTATTATTTGCTTATTTGCAATCATTGGCCCATATTATTTATAGATATAATATGGTGTAATACTTGACTCTTACCTATTACCTTTTAAT
The DNA window shown above is from Procambarus clarkii isolate CNS0578487 chromosome 65, FALCON_Pclarkii_2.0, whole genome shotgun sequence and carries:
- the LOC138354914 gene encoding zinc finger protein 737-like, yielding MQSSEEKTFPQTAPIIKKMKTHQCPECGKVFTHIGNMKRHMLVHSGEKPHKCPECGKVFTRLGNMKTHMLVHSGGKPHKCPECGKRFRHLGSLKTHMLVHLGEKPHKCPECGKVFTHIGNMKRHMLVHSGEKPHKCPECGKVFTHIGSMKHHMLVHLAEKPHKCPECGKVFTHLGNMKRHMLVHSGGKPQKCPECGKRFRHLGSMKTHMMMHNDERPFECDECGKRFRARGSIISHMSVHTEERLFECDKCGRLYKSRNGIKAHMLVHLNDKPS